The following are encoded together in the Miscanthus floridulus cultivar M001 unplaced genomic scaffold, ASM1932011v1 os_1248_3_4, whole genome shotgun sequence genome:
- the LOC136533837 gene encoding intermembrane lipid transfer protein VPS13-like isoform X3 encodes MFEGVVSQVLDGLLRRYVKGIQKEQLKIGIWKEEILLENVELILEAFDYLQLPFALKNGRIGKLSIRIPWKKLGWDPIIIVIEDVFVCACPREDSEWSSDSLDKRELAGKLAKLNAIELAKFSRRVTDNQTGQSFLSYISAKILDSIQVSMRNVHIVYMDTHNVQGNFVFGLEFSSLSIQTDTQKQSFTISLMARSRQDEVNKIIEISDVGIYCHQLEEQQDLCHVGALENGHSRDDYLVNPFCVTVSVLANKAAKLDGTPQYDMTAELTALALSVDEIQLQQILNLCDYFAICALRTKYGRYRPSQSSISKRCKGWQRMWWQYAQNSVLADVRRRLKKTSWQWRYLKQRLNHLLRYVKLYRMKLELLQKGQIVTEDILQVLENMDRECDIDDILNYRTIAEQQLQESLVKSSKDTHSPGSPRSNEQLTGASQGWLNWLSLGMLGVGGTADSSSFAGVISEDIIKDIYEGTEFHPVSSAENCLKKENYYSLFVRLSISRIVTTVTSRGFGMKLVDTMFSGLGMECKIWDDSATILAWLDSLQVINPLNETKILRAEKCSTGDGLGAPVISIQVDFPKSNERSEASTRVVVQEISAIYEPEFFVNALHIYDLFSSFQFQHDRVVSSLNRFDNLGTRLVSKLKYMSANRKKLNWDLRIHHFVIRLPSQNCERKELAMVVDVGDVFIQSKDTIEDISRTQESNSFLDHISKSLPSYFSDDLLLGIQLDELYNQFEVGLTGFQVKVLLPDKHNFSSTLVKLDASIALRLCVFLDEPVLKQLEVGFIVPFIDVYLSQTMYSAIVNLPRMKETNLVKNSVFDNPKTHGHKKSALNVSVSLKLAKLGLQVDLDGNCEESSGLIVGIEDIDIRYAICELSDLSLAMKMVNVTSNYRKDESDSHVLCLSGNLTRCPENSVETCLNLHYRTHKHDDQMHHLYQLNLCDVDLHVNPSVIGQIQTFLRKLDSGPSVGSDAESTMIGQSSMKSGATNGILPKFSLSNLCGADGTVFAGVSVDHFPFLVADYCCGYSFGCLGAQDVEAQESLYSKNEQCHDTSGVNGYHASDLASNTHGKTQHSNCSSTSSNDPKNASRTVLDLSLISVRVHFPESCGTLATITIPESISALTYFDASSWDLLLSAKNLTLASPWTPPNIHELLWGTSSHRNASALNVRVKKDLPALSTEVCVGIQNVCCVLPSKLLAMFVGFFLLDDWNPIAEQEFPVAGNNLECLGESHDCVTYKFEISDCVVIFPVKEQDFFCLKLEVPHFFCEFIATGSSVEFAKRIPKEFFSSECIVSRRVDVICIYARNASISLLIVSDHTDFMLKLDESIPKRIHSLIEKLDAGIWIQVPCKDIPYSQQPTLPTSIMSKISRCNLIAEDLYFINGMETVIGVVDQLISIGNESKMYKGNALQFLDHRSFYKGNPDPNECTNLTISIKDLMILLGQSKDKVALERIATANMEFDVSAVLVGEKPEHMNFDVVSLTLQSSGGYTLISIVSDGPLSPVFVKFTKHHAGQDEILLSVPLFEVWLYLQDWNTIINHSHSYVKTDVNSTPVEHAAALSQFPETASSPLIASEFGSPDDFNLVLTCETIAGVLHIPIWGKEENHTSNHMGVTPFPMEVGTHHEADDIQYCEPKVCKFVTLTFESKHFVMMSGDSCMNFKCDLERLKVMLEMIQENKGTSVPFVHISKVKSSGYVHQSERNLEHLSVDLQAEYMDVSFSHQIFNFWHNMELKFPAASSASSFYSMAFKAGLRKGSLLLNDGRWSSHGPVIETLLKNLTVQFSQMKDRTEISAFVDLLVNYNNIDKVMWEPFVEPSRFQLHMLRKCGDCGLDISPSTDVCLSSSKQLNLNISEPLIEAILRLSQMITDSLDPSNGSGLREDPGILRLSHDDVRTRRYVPYILSNDTSLPFRFKVYRGAVNSDGVDSFSVIDENSVPAGYAVPIYVKETLDDFFFQHREARSSDHLIEKRMSAVSHYMISIEFDGTSGPSKPMSMDLVGIYFFEVNFSSSKKPILGEESFGAFSSNGKGNDGLIVPVVLDVSLQNYSKRIRVYSTVILYNATSMPLELRFDIPFGLTSKVIGPIPPNKEIPLPVHLSEAGQIRWHPVGRTYLWSETRSLSSLLSRESRVGFMKSSVCYPSHPSNDPFRCCVSVEEYNVPSSVSTQKGQLCSERLNTQVSGSSTPNIFKQNLTRTHFIRHVKLNTPLLIKNYLPVCISLAIDNGGSARVVSLKEVGSASIFFVDPSNHLGITIDIQDYRSLNIKFPRAESFSTAAKSNGFKFSITESITFYSNLSNSPLNVMLEKSMDARSGARELYLSVPFLLYNCTDLLLTVTESSSERSGSTLVIPPSFELDGHARHLLEKSGLSLVDPSVQCFTGKMPQLDLIDGRCSSSEISCTSNSESVKKDFDNGVKAYMFAPDGHTPATELSVKLNASPPNNGTETTRRNWSNTFLLVPASGSTNVTIPQSSTSGAFLVAVASIPVSTELFGRTRAIAFRPRYVICNACSNDLFFRQKGTRFSKHLRSGQHSFLHWSDTARELLVSVRFDGPGWQWSGSFFPDHLGDAQLKIRNSASGLSYMVRVEVQNADLDVYSKRFSGKNNVNTGTVLILLSDDKTGFVPYRIDNFSMEKLRIYQQRCESIETIVYPYTSCQYAWDEPCYPHRLIVEIPGERSLGTFNLDILNDDVHVSLPSTSEKAERQFCISIHAEGAIKVLSVLDSNCHNTETKEKNFLGSKEPKVADHKLELDMNFAEVIKIHLPFIGISLISSSPQELLFASAKEMTVVAMQSLDQQRFTVQIQSMQIDNQFPDSPHPVMLSFEGSHKGKSMNFFKSKDTKLKSANDILSNTTEPVLQFAAAKWRTRDVSFVSYQYINISVAPVRLELEERLVLSMIEFFRSVSSRINIGHLEKSLELSILGGATDMLREYEKISKNISDKLLVQDSELLPSVVPVGAPWQQIHLLARKQKKVYIELFQLTPVKLTFSFTSTPWLNRNEGGSDPSIGFNNTTAIQRGLMALLDVEGVPVYLGEIIAENLMASWQSVQDILVRHYSRQILHELYKVLGSAGVIGNPMGFARNVGFGLKDFISASRKGKLQSPVELLNGIAQGSKTLIGSTVYAVSSATSHFSKTAYKGLVAFTYDEQAASKMEERERQLGLHGEGVLNGFLEGLTGLLQSPIRGAEKHGLPGVISGLAMGTAGLVARPMASILEATGRTAQSIRNRSNPHESNYLRVRFPRPVARDHPLLPYSWDEAIGVSLLAQAECGRLKEETFVMCKTLKGAGKFLVLTEKLLLLVSSPYLVDLGSPQFVGVPPDPQWSIDTEMHLKSVVHLDRSQEVVNIVGSSGQTSPRDKRGGTRNRVMSSAFVPLFHLSIELPNDEDAEGTVQVLQALIEKGKARRWDKKILHRSNIS; translated from the exons ATGTTCGAGGGGGTGGTGAGCCAGGTGCTCGATGGCCTCCTCCGCCGCTATGTCAAGGGCATCCAGAAGGAGCAGCTTAAGATCGGCATCTGGAAGG AAGAAATACTGCTCGAAAATGTAGAGCTGATTCTGGAAGCCTTTGACTACCTGCAGCTGCCATTTGCGCTCAAGAATG GACGAATTGGGAAGCTAAGCATCCGGATTCCTTGGAAAAAGCTTGGATGGGACCCTATCATTATTGTCATAGAAGATGTCTTTGTTTGCGCATGCCCAAGGGAGGATTCTGAG TGGAGCTCAGATTCTCTGGACAAGAGAGAACTAGCTGGAAAGTTGGCCAAACTTAATGCCATTGAGCTTGCTAAATTTTCTAGAAGAGTTACAG ATAACCAAACGGGACAGTCGTTTTTGTCCTACATATCAGCAAAG ATACTGGACAGTATCCAAGTTTCTATGCGAAATGTTCATATTGTGTACATGGATACCCACAACGTTCAA GGGAACTTCGTATTTGGTTTGGaattctcaagtctctcaatacaAACAGATACCCAGAAGCAAAGTTTTACTAT TTCATTGATGGCTAGGTCAAGACAAGAtgaagtaaataagataatagaGATATCAGATGTTGGGATTTATTGTCATCAGTTGGAAGAACAACAGGACCTATGCCATGTTGGTGCTCTTGAAAATGGCCACTCAAGGGATGATTATCTTGTAAATCCATTTTGTGTGACTGTATCTGTGCTT GCTAACAAAGCTGCCAAGCTTGATGGTACCCCTCAGTATGACATGACTGCAGAGCTAACTGCAttg GCCCTATCTGTTGATGAAATCCAGCTCCAACAAATCTTAAATCTTTGTGATTACTTCGCTATCTGTGCTTTGCGAACAAA ATATGGTCGTTACCGTCCATCTCAAAGCTCTATATCTAAGAGATGTAAAGGTTGGCAGAGAATGTGGTGGCAATATGCTCAGAATTCTGTATTAGCAGATGTTCGCAGAAGACTGAAGAAAACTTCATGGCAATGGCGTTATTTGAAGCAGCGACT GAATCACCTACTAAGATATGTCAAATTGTATAGAATGAAATTGGAGCTTTTGCAGAAAGGACAG ATTGTTACTGAAGACATTCTACAAGTGTTGGAAAATATGGACAGAGAATGTGATATAGATGACATACTTAACTACAGAACAATTGCAGAGCAACAACTGCAG GAATCATTGGTGAAATCTTCCAAAGATACTCATAGTCCAGGAAGTCCTCGAAGCAATGAACAGTTGACAGGGGCAAGCCAGGGATGGCTAAACTGGCTTTCTCTTGGAATGCTTGGTGTTGGTGGAACAGCTGACAGTAGCTCATTTGCTGGTGTTATTTCTGAAGACATTATTAAG GATATATATGAGGGAACGGAATTTCATCCAGTTTCTTCTGCTGAAAATTGTTTGAAGAAAGAAAACTACTATTCTTTGTTTGTTAGACTATCTATTTCTCGGATAGTCACGACTGTCACCTCCAG GGGGTTTGGCATGAAGCTTGTAGATACAATGTTTTCTGGGCTTGGCATGGAATGTAAAATATGGGATGATTCAGCAACTATTCTTGCTTGGCTTGATTCTCTTCAGGTTATCAACCCACTGAATGAAACAAAAATCTTACGGGCTGAAAAG TGTAGCACTGGTGATGGTCTTGGGGCACCTGTTATCAGTATCCAAGTTGATTTTCCCAAGTCAAACGAAAGATCGGAAGCTTCAACAAGA GTCGTTGTCCAGGAAATCAGTGCCATCTATGAACCAGAATTCTTTGTTAATGCCCTGCACATCTATGATCTGTTTTCCTCTTTCCAATTTCAGCATGATAGG GTGGTTTCTTCTCTAAATCGGTTCGATAATTTGGGAACAAGACTTGTCTCCAAACTGAA GTACATGTCTGCTAATCGTAAAAAACTTAATTGGGATTTGAGGATTCATCACTTCGTCATTAGGCTACCATCACAGAATTGTGAAAGGAAAGAACTTGCCATG GTTGTTGATGTTGGGGATGTATTCATTCAGTCTAAAGATACAATTGAGGATATTTCTCGAACACAAGAAAGCAATTCCTTTCTTGACCACATATCAAAAAGCCTTCCTAGTTATTTTTCTGATGATCTGTTACTTGGTATCCAGTTGGATGAGCTTTATAACCAGTTTGAGGTTGGCCTTACTGGGTTTCAG GTGAAGGTATTGCTGCCTGACAAACATAATTTTTCCTCTACACTGGTTAAGCTTGATGCTTCCATTGCACTTCGATTGTGTGTATTCCTAGATGAACCAGTGCTAAAACAATTGGAG GTCGGTTTTATTGTGCCATTTATTGATGTATACCTCTCTCAGACAATGTACAGTGCCATTGTTAATTTGCCTAGAATGAAAGAAACTAACCTTGTCAAGAACAGTGTGTTTGATAATCCCAAGACACATGGACACAAGAAATCGGCCTTAAATGTGTCTGTGTCTCTGAAGCTAGCCAAGTTGGGTTTACAGGTTGACCTTGATGGTAATTGTGAGGAAAGTTCAGGTCTCATTGTTGGCATTGAAGACATTGATATCAG GTATGCTATCTGCGAATTGTCAGACCTTTCTCTTGCCATGAAGATGGTCAATGTTACTTCCAATTATCGGAAGGATGAATCAGATTCACATGTGCTATGCTTATCTGGGAACTTAACACGATGTCCTGAAAATTCTGTTGAAACTTGCTTGAATCTGCATTATAGAACTCATAAGCATGATGATCAAATGCATCATTTATACCAGCTGAATTTATGTGATGTTGATCTGCATGTTAACCCATCTGTTATTGGTCAGATACAGACGTTTTTGAGAAAACTTGATTCAGGACCTTCAGTTGGCAGTGATGCTGAATCCACAATGATTGGTCAGAGTTCCATGAAATCCGGGGCAACTAATGGCATACTTCCCAAGTTTTCCTTGTCAAATTTATGTGGTGCAGATGGCACAGTATTCGCAGGAGTTTCTGTTGACCACTTCCCCTTTTTAGTTGCAGATTACTGTTGTGGATATAGTTTTGGGTGCTTAGGAGCTCAAGATGTTGAAGCACAAGAAAGTTTATACTCAAAGAATGAGCAATGTCATGACACTTCAGGTGTGAATGGTTATCATGCATCAGATCTTGCCAGCAATACACACGGTAAAACCCAGCATTCAAATTGTTCATCCACCTCATCAAATGACCCCAAGAATGCCAGCAGAACTGTTCTGGATCTATCACTTATTTCTGTTAGAGTACATTTTCCTGAATCATGTGGTACTTTAGCAACAATAACCATTCCTGAATCTATATCAGCACTCACTTATTTTGATGCAAGCTCATGGGATTTACTACTGTCTGCTAAAAATTTGACTCTTGCTTCACCATGGACTCCACCAAATATCCATGAGCTGCTCTGGGGCACATCTTCACATCGCAATGCTAGTGCACTTAATGTTCGAGTTAAAAAGGACTTACCTGCACTGTCAACCGAAGTATGTGTTGGAATTCAAAATGTTTGTTGTGTATTGCCATCCAAGTTACTGGCTATGTTTGTTGGATTCTTTTTGTTGGATGATTGGAATCCTATTGCAGAACAGGAATTCCCTGTGGCAGGTAACAATCTTGAGTGCTTGGGAGAATCACATGACTGTGTAACATACAAATTTGAGATCAGTGATTGTGTTGTAATTTTTCCTGTGAAAGAGCAAGATTTCTTTTGTCTAAAGCTGGAGGTTCCACATTTTTTCTGTGAGTTCATTGCGACTGGAAGCTCTGTAGAATTTGCAAAGCGTATCCCCAAAGAATTCTTCAGTTCGGAGTGCATAGTTTCCAGAAGAGTTGATGTCATCTGCATATATGCAAGAAATGCATCCATATCACTTCTAATTGTCAGCGACCATACAGATTTTATGCTGAAGCTTGATGAGAGCATTCCTAAGAGAATCCATTCTCTTATTGAAAAACTTGATGCTGGCATATGGATTCAGGTTCCTTGCAAAGATATACCATACTCCCAGCAGCCTACTTTACCCACCTCAATTATGAGCAAAATATCACGATGCAACTTGATTGCCGAAG ATCTATATTTTATAAATGGGATGGAGACAGTTATTGGTGTTGTTGACCAGTTGATTTCAATCGGCAATGAAAGTAAAATGTACAAAGGCAATGCCTTGCAGTTTTTAGATCATAGAAGTTTCTACAAGGGCAACCCTGACCCTAATGAGTGTACCAATCTCACTATTTCGATCAAGGATCTGATGATTCTCTTGGGTCAGTCTAAAGATAAAGTAGCACTGGAGAGGATTGCCACTGCAAACATGGAGTTTGATGTTTCTGCTGTACTAGTTGGTGAAAAACCAGAGCACATGAACTTTGATGTTGTTTCTTTAACGCTGCAGTCATCCGGTGGTTACACTCTCATCTCCATTGTTTCCGATGGGCCATTATCTCCTGTTTTCGTCAAGTTTACAAAGCACCATGCTGGACAAGATGAGATATTACTAAGTGTACCCCTTTTCGAGGTCTGGTTATATTTACAGGATTGGAATACGATTATCAATCATTCCCATTCATATGTGAAAACAGACGTAAACAGTACGCCTGTGGAGCATGCAGCTGCTTTGTCTCAGTTTCCAGAAACGGCATCATCACCACTTATTGCATCAGAATTTGGTTCGCCAGATGACTTCAACTTAGTGCTAACATGTGAAACTATTGCTGGTGTACTCCATATACCTATCTGGGGGAAAGAAGAAAATCACACAAGCAATCACATGGGTGTGACTCCTTTTCCAATGGAAGTGGGCACTCATCATGAGGCAGATGATATTCAATATTGTGAACCAAAAGTTTGCAAGTTTGTCACCTTAACTTTTGAGAGTAAACATTTTGTGATGATGTCAGGTGATAGCTGCATGAATTTTAAATGTGATTTAGAGAGATTGAAGGTAATGCTGGAAATGATTCAAGAGAATAAGGGTACCTCCGTTCCATTTGTGCATATATCTAAGGTTAAATCTTCTGGTTATGTTCATCAATCAGAAAGGAATTTGGAACATCTTTCTGTTGACCTACAAGCTGAATACATGGATGTTAGTTTTTCACACCAGATATTTAACTTCTGGCATAATATGGAACTCAAATTTCCTGCTgcatcatctgcatcctcttttTATTCCATGGCATTCAAGGCAGGATTGAGGAAAGGGTCTCTTCTGCTAAATGATGGAAGG TGGAGCAGTCATGGACCTGTAATAGAGACCTTATTGAAGAATTTAACTGTGCAGTTTAGTCAAATGAAGGATAGGACAGAAATTTCTGCTTTTGTTGACCTTTTAGTAAATTACAATAACATTGACAAG GTTATGTGGGAACCTTTTGTAGAACCCTCAAGATTTCAGTTACATATGCTAAGAAAATGTGGTGATTGTGGACTGGATATATCACCCAGTACTGATGTGTGTTTAAGTTCAAGCAAGCAGCTTAATCTGAATATATCAGAACCTTTAATTGAG GCTATCCTCAGACTTAGCCAGATGATTACAGATTCTCTTGATCCAAGTAATGGTAGTGGTCTTCGGGAAGATCCTGGAATCTTGAGATTAAGCCATGATGATGTTCGTACCAGAAGATATGTGCCATACATTCTCTCGAATGACACATCATTGCCCTTTAGGTTCAAGGTGTACCGTGGTGCTGTTAATTCAGATGGTGTTGACAGTTTCTCTGTAATAGATGAAAACTCTGTACCGGCAGGGTATGCTGTCCCAATTTACGTCAAAGAAACTCTTGATGATTTTTTCTTCCAACACAGAGAAGCGCGATCGTCAGACCATCTCATCGAGAAACGAATGAGTGCTGTATCACACTATATGATCTCCATAGAGTTTGATGGAACATCAGGCCCTTCAAAGCCAATGTCAATGGACCTTGTGGGCATTTACTTCTTTGAAGTAAATTTCTCTTCAAGTAAAAAGCCAATTCTCGGCGAAGAAAGTTTTGGAGCATTTTCGTCTAATGGAAAAGGCAACGATGGGTTAATTGTGCCTGTGGTGCTCGATGTTTCCTTACAGAACTACAGCAAACGTATACGAGTTTACTCAACG GTAATACTATACAATGCAACATCAATGCCCCTCGAATTGAGGTTCGATATACCATTTGGTCTTACATCAAAG GTAATAGGGCCCATTCCTCCAAACAAAGAAATTCCACTGCCGGTTCATTTGTCTGAAGCTGGCCAGATTAGGTGGCATCCTGTTGGCAGAACATACTTGTGGAGTGAAACGCGTTCCTTGTCAAGTTTACTTTCACGTGAAAGCAGGGTTGGGTTCATGAAATCATCTGTTTGCTATCCTTCTCACCCTAGTAATGATCCATTTCGTTGTTGTGTATCTGTTGAAGAATACAATGTCCCTTCATCCGTTAGTACCCAGAAAGGCCAGTTGTGCAGTGAAAGATTGAACACACAAGTTTCTGGAAGTTCTACTCCAAATATTTTTAAGCAAAATTTGACAAGGACACATTTTATACGGCATGTCAAGCTTAATACTCCGCTTCTCATAAAGAACTATCTCCCTGTTTGCATTTCCTTGGCAATAGATAATGGTGGGTCTGCACGTGTAGTTTCACTAAAGGAG GTAGGGTCTGCCTCTATTTTTTTTGTTGATCCCTCCAACCATCTTGGAATTACAATTGATATCCAAGATTATAGGTCCTTGAACATAAAGTTTCCCCGGGCTGAATCATTCTCTACTGCAGCGAAGTCAAATGGCTTCAAATTCTCCATAACAGAGTCGATTACTTTCTACTCGAATTTGTCGAATT CTCCTCTTAATGTTATGCTGGAAAAATCAATGGATGCTCGTTCTGGTGCAAGGGAGTTGTATCTTTCTGTTCCATTCTTGTTGTACAATTGCACAGATCTATTGCTTACTGTCACTGAAAGCAGCTCTGAGAGGAGTGGGTCCACCCTTGTGATTCCTCCTAGTTTTGAGTTGGATGGACATGCAAGACATTTGCTTGAAAAAAGTGGTCTTTCTCTTGTTGATCCATCTGTACA GTGCTTTACAGGCAAAATGCCCCAGTTAGATTTGATTGATGGACGCTGCTCTTCTTCAGAGATAAGCTGCACCAGTAACAGTGAGTCTGTAAAGAAAGATTTTGACAATGGTGTTAAAGCTTATATGTTTGCTCCTGATGGGCACACTCCAGCAACTGAACTTTCAGTTAAGTTGAATGCTTCTCCGCCTAATAATGGAACTGAAACAACTCGGCGAAATTGGTCAAATACATTCCTCCTTGTCCCTGCCAGTGGTTCAACAAATGTTACTATTCCCCAGTCATCTACTTCTGGTGCCTTCTTAGTTGCAGTGGCATCTATACCTGTTTCAACAGAACTTTTTGGGAGGACAAGGGCTATTGCTTTCAGGCCAAG ATATGTCATATGTAATGCATGCAGCAATGATTTGTTCTTTCGACAAAAAGGAACACGATTTTCTAAGCACTTACGTTCTGGGCAACACTCTTTCCTTCACTGGTCTGATACAGCAAG AGAGTTGCTGGTCTCCGTTCGGTTTGATGGCCCAGGATGGCAATGGTCAGGAAGTTTTTTCCCTGACCACCTGGGAGATGCTCAATTGAAAATCCGGAATAGTGCCTCAGGTTTATCATATATGGTTCGAGTTGAAGTGCAAAATGCCGATCTAGACGTATACAGCAAGAGATTTTCTGGAAAAAATAATGTCAATACTGGTACAGTACTGATTCTGCTATCTGATGATAAGACTGGTTTTGTACCTTACAGGATCGACAATTTTTCAATGGAG AAACTGCGGATATATCAACAGAGATGTGAATCTATTGAAACAATTGTTTATCCCTACACATCCTGTCAATATGCTTGGGATGAGCCTTGCTATCCTCATCGCCTTATTGTTGAG ATTCCTGGAGAACGAAGTTTGGGTACATTCAATCTGGACATTCTCAATGATGATGTTCATGTGTCGCTACCTTCTACATCCGAG AAAGCTGAAAGACAATTCTGCATCTCAATACATGCGGAAGGAGCGATTAAG GTGCTAAGTGTTCTTGATTCAAATTGCCACAATAcggaaacaaaagaaaagaattttCTGGGATCAAAGGAACCTAAAGTTGCTGATCACAAACTGGAGCTTGATATGAATTTTGCTGAAGTTATCAAAATACACTTACCATTCATCGGGATATCTCTAATAAGTTCTTCTCCACAG GAATTGTTGTTTGCTTCTGCCAAGGAGATGACAGTTGTTGCCATGCAGAGTTTAGATCAGCAGAGATTTACGGTTCAAATACAATCTATGCAAATTGATAATCAGTTCCCTGATAGCCCACACCCTGTCATGTTGTCATTTGAGGGCAGTCATAAGGGAAAATCCATGAACTTTTTTAAGAGTAAAGATACTAAGCTGAAATCAGCAAATGACATTCTTTCCAATACTACAGAGCCTGTGCTGCAATTTGCTGCAGCTAAATGGAGAACCAGAGATGTATCATTTGTTTCCTACCAATATATAAACATAAG CGTAGCTCCTGTTCGCCTTGAACTTGAAGAACGACTTGTCTTGAGCATGATTGAATTTTTTAGATCTGTTTCCTCTAGAATAAATATTGGGCACTTAGAGAAAAGTCTTGAGCTAAGTATTTTAGGTGGTGCTACGGACATGTTAAGAGAATATGAAAAAATCTCAAAGAATATATCAGACAAGCTCCTGGTGCAAGACAGTGAATTGTTGCCTTCTGTTGTCCCAGTTGGTGCTCCATGGCAACAGATACACCTTTTAGCCAGAAAGCAGAAAAAGGTGTACATTGAGTTGTTTCAGTTGACTCCTGTCAAGTTGACTTTCAG TTTTACGAGCACACCTTGGCTCAATAGGAATGAAGGTGGTTCAGACCCCAGCATAGGTTTCAACAACACTACTGCAATCCAG AGAGGTCTTATGGCCCTCTTAGATGTTGAAGGAGTACCAGTTTACCTTGGAGAAATTATTGCGGAAAATCTTATGGCCAGCTGGCAATCTGTTCAGGACATTCTTGTGAGGCATTATAGCAGGCAAATCCTCCATGAACTTTATAAG GTTTTGGGTTCTGCTGGCGTTATAGGAAATCCTATGGGTTTTGCTAGGAATGTTGGGTTTGGTCTAAAGGACTTCATATCTGCTTCAAGAAAAGGGAAATTGCAG AGCCCAGTTGAACTATTAAACGGTATAGCACAAGGTTCAAAAACTCTTATTGGAAGTACAGTTTATGCAGTCAGCAGCGCCACTTCTCACTTCAGTAAAACTGCTTATAAG GGCCTTGTTGCCTTTACATATGATGAGCAAGCTGCTTCGAAGATGGAAGAACGGGAAAGACAGCTAGGTTTGCATGGGGAAGGAGTACTGAATGGTTTTCTAGAG GGTCTGACTGGGCTCCTTCAATCACCGATCAGGGGAGCTGAGAAACATGGTCTTCCCGGGGTCATCTCAG GTTTAGCAATGGGAACAGCTGGCCTTGTGGCACGGCCTATGGCTAGCATTCTTGAAGCCACAGGCAGAACTGCCCAGAGCATAAGAAACCGAAGCAACCCTCATGAATCCAACTACTTGCGAGTCCGTTTCCCCAGGCCTGTTGCCAGAGATCACCCTTTGCTCCCATACTCCTGGGATGAAGCCATCGGTGTATCGTTGCTTGCCCAAGCTGAGTGTGGTAGACTGAAGGAGGAGACATTTGTCATGTGCAAGACACTCAAGGGGGCTGGGAAGTTCCTTGTGCTAACTGAGAAGCTGCTTCTACTAGTCTCAAGTCCATATTTAGTGGATCTAGGATCACCTCAGTTTGTTGGTGTTCCTCCTGACCCACAGTGGTCAATCGACACAGAGATGCACCTCAAGAGCGTTGTTCATCTGGACAGGTCTCAGGAGGTAGTGAACATTGTTGGGAGCAGTGGACAGACTTCACCTAGGGACAAAAGAGGTGGCACGAGAAACAGGGTCATGAGCTCGGCCTTTGTCCCCCTGTTTCACCTCAGCATCGAGCTCCCAAATGATGAGGATGCAGAAGGGACGGTGCAGGTCCTACAGGCACTCATCGAGAAGGGGAAGGCACGGAGGTGGGACAAGAAGATCCTACACCGAAGCAACATCAGTTGA